A part of Odontesthes bonariensis isolate fOdoBon6 chromosome 23, fOdoBon6.hap1, whole genome shotgun sequence genomic DNA contains:
- the LOC142374606 gene encoding uncharacterized protein LOC142374606, whose protein sequence is MVKRRISGAAGMPGRRSLHPEDPRGLSVVPPVPAASTSELEQTQDSRDLNVQQLLVIKEEAPWSSGVDQQDPALVQIKEEEEAPWSSGVDQQDPALVQIKEEEEDPWTNQEEEQLHGQEETDITRLSLTDVTVKSEDEEKPQPSQFHKIETPTSSAEQVKTETDEEEYEGPEPARNPDPHGHLQPNIDDKVSDSSETEVSDDDYWQKSGPETEDSYKHSGQMMVLESSVKHDVVSDAAKISFSSSDSGEKFVKKTRTRVHTGAFCCTVCDKRYSRKGTLLAHMTVHTGEKPFCCDVCGKRFCERGSFSSHMKVHTGEKPFSCDVCGKRFRQLGNLSRHMTVHTGEKPFSCDVCGKRFRQLGNLSRHMTVHTGEKPFSCDVCGIRFRERGNLSQHMTVHTGEKPFSCDVCGKRFSLRRNLSRHMTVHTGEKPFSCDVCGKRFCERGRFSSHMKVHTGEKPFSCDVCGKRFSLQGTLSRHMTVHSGEKPFSCDVCGKRFRDRGNLSRHMTVHTGEKPFSCEVCSKTFNQKAIFQQHMRVHTGEKPFGCDI, encoded by the exons ATGGTGAAGAGGAGAATCTCAGGTGCAGCAGGGATGCCTGGAAGGAGGAGCCTCCACCCAGAGGACCCCAGAGGACTCAGTGTGGTGCCCCCCGTACCTGCAGCATCCACATCAGAACTGGAGCAGACACAAGACAGCAGAGATCTCA atgTTCAGCAGCTGTTGGTGATTAAAGAGGAGGCTCCCTGGAGCTCCGGTGtggaccagcaggacccagCACTCGTCCAAattaaggaggaagaggaggctccCTGGAGCTCCGGTGtggaccagcaggacccagCACTCGTCCAAattaaggaggaagaggaggacccCTGGACcaatcaggaggaagagcagcttCATGGGCAGGAAGAGACTGATATCACCAGGCTCTCGCTCACTGATGTTACTGTAAAgagtgaagatgaagagaaaccTCAGCCCTCACAGTTTCATAAAATCGAGACTCCGACCAGCTCAGCTGAACAGGTGAAAACAGAAACTGATGAAGAGGAATATGAAGGACCAGAACCAGCCAGAAACCCAGATCCACACGGTCATTTACAACCAAATATTGATGACAAGGTGTCAGACTCTTCTGAGACTGAAGTCAGTGATGATGATTATTGGCAGAAATCTGGACCTGAAACAGAGGACAGTTACAAACATTCGGGACAGATGATGGTACTTGAGTCgagtgtaaaacatgatgtcGTTTCTGACGCTGCCAAAATATCCTTCAGCTCCTCCGACAGTGGAGAAAAGTTTGTTAAGAAGACACGCACAAGAGTCCACACAGGAGCGTTTTGTTGCACTGTTTGTGATAAAAGATATAGTAGAAAAGGAACTCTTTTAGCACACATGActgttcacacaggagagaagccattttgctgtgatgtttgtgggaaaagattttGTGAGCGAGGAAGTTTTTCAAGTCACATGAAAGTCcacactggagagaagccatttagctgtgatgtttgtgggaaaagatttCGTCAACTGGGAAATCTTTCAAGACACATGActgttcacacaggagagaagccatttagctgtgatgtttgtgggaaaagatttCGTCAGCTGGGAAATCTTTCAAGACACATGActgttcacacaggagagaagccatttagctgtgatgtttgtgggatAAGATTTCGTGAGCGAGGAAATCTTTCACAACACATGActgttcacacaggagagaagccatttagctgtgatgtttgtgggaaaagatttaGTCTGCGAAGAAATCTTTCAAGACACATGActgttcacacaggagagaagccatttagctgtgatgtttgtgggaaaagattttGTGAGCGAGGAAGATTTTCAAGTCACATGAAAGTCcacactggagagaagccatttagctgtgatgtttgtgggaaaagatttaGTCTGCAAGGAACTCTTTCAAGACACATGACtgttcactcaggagagaagccatttagctgtgatgtttgtggaaAGAGATTTCGTGACCGAGGGAATCTTTCAAGGCACATGActgttcacacaggagagaagccatttagCTGTGAGGTGTGTAGTAaaacatttaatcaaaaagctatTTTTCAGCAACACATGAGGGTCCACACTGGGGAAAAACCATTTGGCTGTGATATTTGA